From one Rhopalosiphum padi isolate XX-2018 chromosome 2, ASM2088224v1, whole genome shotgun sequence genomic stretch:
- the LOC132922455 gene encoding uncharacterized protein LOC132922455, whose translation MEVINFYLVSIFLSYYVKLSIAPAAIGMASSTYTSMSPVAANKNLCGGKSNALSVSSTSGLTSKNQQPLKTSSSSTTMISAKKNSDEHRADLNNLTDKSDDNPGESNTPSFQLYNATAGVFNSLLENWLNNKEELEKVAKSLGIPDDIVQTVNGSMTQLFEFQRKKNDIKIDNLSNLFYYMFDIKHMSERDDVNVIENTLKNLKSKIKFQDKLNSIGGGLNNGIESLVNSLKLVVNDLEKNTHNLSYIMVNTVLMKGMMLIKESSENDLKKMISALDSGYLNEVRENQFEIKRSSIDQNHVQLIKNVMPIIFGILYTHIELLTELNSHTMNGNQVKKINSLNKFFSEIMNIFINRYFIFGNNEKKTELQSIQQLLEMLDPPENMDNGNTPDSKSKIITSTFLDTTEKAIAEVLNLVGKNDVSDWKKNNVFKIDYQKGEDKDYYMKQLNINAELLYNLLGSFENRLLTSIEFIKDNNM comes from the coding sequence AtggaagttattaatttttatctggtgagtatttttttatcatattatgttaaattaagcATAGCCCCTGCAGCTATAGGAATGGCGAGTTCAACGTATACTTCAATGAGTCCAGTTGCTGCCAATAAAAATTTATGTGGTGGTAAATCAAACGCCTTAAGTGTTTCATCTACTAGTGGTTTAACTAGTAAAAATCAACAACCTTTGAAGACTAGTAGTTCGAGTACAACAATGATATCGGCAAAAAAAAACTCTGATGAACATAGAGCTgatcttaataatttaacagaTAAATCCGACGATAATCCGGGTGAATCTAATACACCTTCATTCCAACTGTATAATGCTACAGCCGGTGTTTTCAATTCTTTATTAGAAAATTGGTTAAATAATAAAGAGGAACTAGAAAAAGTAGCAAAAAGTCTCGGGATTCCGGATGATATTGTTCAAACAGTGAATGGTTCAATGACACAACTATTCGAGTTTCaacgtaaaaaaaatgatataaaaatagacaatttatcaaatttattctATTACATGTTCGACATAAAACACATGAGTGAAAGAGATGACGTGAACGTCATTGAAAATACCTTGAAgaatttgaaatcaaaaataaaatttcaagatAAGCTGAATTCGATTGGTGGAGGTTTGAACAATGGAATTGAAAGTCTtgttaatagtttaaaacttGTGGTAAATGATCttgaaaaaaatactcataatttgagttatattatggttaatacAGTGTTGATGAAAGGCATGATGCTGATAAAAGAATCGAGTgaaaatgatttgaaaaaaatgataagcGCGTTAGATAGTGGTTATTTAAACGAAGTTAGAGAAAACCAATTCGAAATAAAAAGATCATCGATAGACCAAAATCacgtacaattaattaaaaatgtaatgcctATTATATTTGGCATATTGTACACCCACATCGAATTATTAACCGAGTTGAATAGCCATACAATGAATGGAAatcaagtgaaaaaaataaatagtttgaataaatttttttcagaGATTATGAATATCTTTATAAACCGTTATTTCATTTTcggaaataatgaaaaaaaaacagagtTACAATCAATACAACAATTGTTGGAAATGTTGGACCCACCTGAAAATATGGATAACGGGAACACTCCAgactcaaaatcaaaaataattacatcaaCGTTTTTAGATACAACGGAAAAAGCGATCGCTGAAGTATTGAATCTAGTTGGAAAAAACGATGTAAGCGAttggaaaaaaaacaatgttttcaaaATCGATTACCAAAAAGGCGAagataaagattattatatgaaacagTTAAATATTAACGCCGaattactttataatttgttaGGGTCATTTGAAAATCGTTTATTAACATCAATCgaatttataaaagataataatatgtaa